A window from Microbacterium ginsengiterrae encodes these proteins:
- the menD gene encoding 2-succinyl-5-enolpyruvyl-6-hydroxy-3-cyclohexene-1-carboxylic-acid synthase — protein sequence MTTAPAADAAASLLAELVSAGVRDIVISPGSRSQALALAATHLARQGTVRVHVRIDERVAGFTALGLSRETRVPTAVICTSGTAAANLLPATMEAFHSGVPLLLLTADRPPELRGVGANQATVQPGLFGAFVRWQHDAPVPGDGDWDGLGARAIAAAMGASDQASGLPGVAGPVHLNLPSREPLSSALAADYRAEPGDAPRPDAEGAFVLERGPRTVVVAGADAGPAAEEVSHAGSWPLVAEIVSGARFGRYIVHGYRGHLGDPELGGRIERVIVLGHPTLSREVTALLRRDDIDIVAVRSGGEALDLNGRTRSAASVVVADGEADRAWLGAWMRASADSVVDLSETAPDQEGLHSTDLAARRDAMRAELAAVRRPLDRELLVDAVWRATWPHDRLMFGSSRLVRVADAVLGGKKVPVHSNRGLAGIDGTISTATGIAIASQAEGAAGVTRVVLGDLTFLHDVGALLLPPDEPKRRIQVIVGNDGGGTIFDGLEVAASAPREDLDRAFYTPQAVAIEQLATAYGWEYSRVTTRAALDQALTSPVPGPQIIEVPLPR from the coding sequence ATGACGACAGCGCCCGCGGCGGATGCTGCGGCATCCCTCCTCGCGGAGCTCGTGAGCGCCGGGGTGCGCGACATCGTCATCTCGCCCGGCTCCCGGTCGCAGGCGCTCGCGCTCGCCGCCACGCACCTCGCACGGCAGGGAACGGTGCGCGTGCACGTCCGGATCGACGAACGCGTCGCCGGGTTCACGGCACTCGGGCTGTCCCGTGAGACGCGCGTGCCCACCGCGGTGATCTGCACATCAGGCACCGCGGCGGCGAATCTCCTCCCCGCCACCATGGAGGCCTTCCACTCCGGGGTCCCACTGCTGCTGCTCACCGCGGACCGCCCGCCGGAGCTGCGCGGCGTCGGCGCCAACCAGGCGACGGTGCAGCCGGGGCTGTTCGGCGCATTCGTGCGCTGGCAGCACGACGCACCGGTCCCGGGAGACGGCGATTGGGACGGGCTCGGAGCACGGGCGATCGCGGCGGCGATGGGGGCGAGCGACCAGGCATCGGGGCTCCCCGGCGTCGCCGGCCCCGTGCACCTGAACCTTCCCAGCCGCGAACCGCTCTCCAGTGCGCTGGCCGCCGACTACCGCGCCGAGCCGGGCGATGCCCCGCGGCCCGACGCCGAAGGCGCGTTCGTCCTCGAGCGCGGCCCTCGCACCGTCGTCGTCGCCGGAGCCGATGCGGGGCCGGCGGCAGAAGAGGTCTCCCACGCCGGGTCGTGGCCGCTCGTCGCCGAGATCGTCAGCGGGGCGCGCTTCGGCCGGTACATCGTCCACGGCTATCGCGGGCACCTCGGTGATCCGGAGCTCGGCGGACGCATCGAACGCGTCATCGTCCTCGGACACCCCACGCTCAGCCGAGAGGTCACCGCTCTCCTGCGACGCGACGACATCGACATCGTCGCGGTCCGCTCAGGAGGGGAGGCGCTCGATCTGAACGGACGCACGAGGTCTGCGGCATCCGTCGTCGTCGCGGACGGCGAAGCCGACCGGGCATGGCTCGGGGCGTGGATGCGCGCCTCCGCGGACTCGGTCGTCGACCTCTCCGAGACCGCGCCGGATCAGGAGGGTCTGCACTCCACCGATCTCGCCGCCCGCCGAGACGCGATGCGCGCCGAGTTGGCGGCGGTGCGTCGCCCCCTGGATCGCGAACTGCTGGTGGATGCCGTCTGGCGGGCGACCTGGCCGCACGACCGCCTGATGTTCGGCTCGTCACGCCTCGTCCGTGTGGCGGACGCCGTGCTCGGGGGCAAGAAGGTGCCGGTCCACTCCAACCGCGGGCTCGCCGGCATCGACGGCACGATCTCCACGGCGACGGGCATCGCGATCGCCAGCCAAGCCGAGGGTGCCGCCGGTGTGACCCGGGTCGTCCTCGGCGATCTCACGTTCCTGCACGACGTCGGCGCGCTGCTGCTCCCACCGGACGAGCCGAAGCGTCGCATCCAGGTCATCGTCGGCAACGACGGCGGCGGGACGATCTTCGACGGGCTGGAGGTCGCAGCATCCGCCCCCCGCGAGGACCTCGACCGCGCCTTCTACACGCCCCAGGCCGTGGCGATCGAACAGCTCGCGACCGCCTACGGGTGGGAGTACAGCCGGGTCACCACCCGTGCCGCCCTCGATCAGGCGCTCACCTCCCCGGTGCCAGGACCGCAGATCATCGAGGTCCCGCTCCCGCGCTGA
- a CDS encoding PLDc N-terminal domain-containing protein codes for MARVLIVGGFLALVFWVFSIVDCAVQPATRHRGVPKGAWIAIVVLIPVLGGILWFVLGRRRRSDQEGMRPVAPDDDPEFLRSIGKSEQDERIRRLEEELARLDDETDGPAADSRS; via the coding sequence GTGGCGAGAGTACTGATCGTCGGGGGTTTCCTGGCCCTCGTCTTCTGGGTGTTCAGCATCGTCGACTGCGCAGTGCAGCCGGCGACGCGGCACCGCGGTGTGCCCAAGGGTGCGTGGATCGCGATCGTCGTCCTCATCCCGGTCCTCGGCGGCATCCTCTGGTTCGTGCTCGGCAGGCGCCGGCGCAGCGACCAGGAGGGCATGCGGCCCGTCGCGCCGGACGACGACCCCGAGTTCCTCCGGAGCATCGGCAAGTCGGAGCAGGACGAGCGGATCCGCCGTCTGGAAGAAGAGCTCGCTCGCCTCGACGACGAGACCGACGGACCGGCCGCGGACTCTCGTTCATGA
- a CDS encoding DUF4229 domain-containing protein, which produces MKLPPILVYSVLRLLAFLVPLGIMWLFPIMREYWWLTAIFAALIGMSLSILFLRRPLSGASAEIYERRAARGSAAKSAAAEDAEAEDAALDAAADSTPTHEN; this is translated from the coding sequence ATGAAGTTGCCGCCCATTCTCGTGTACTCCGTGCTGCGGCTGCTGGCGTTCCTCGTCCCGCTCGGCATCATGTGGTTGTTCCCGATCATGCGGGAGTACTGGTGGCTGACGGCGATCTTCGCCGCCCTGATCGGCATGAGCCTGTCGATCCTGTTCCTGCGCCGCCCGCTCTCCGGTGCATCGGCCGAGATCTACGAGCGGCGAGCCGCACGCGGCTCGGCCGCCAAGAGCGCCGCAGCGGAGGATGCCGAAGCGGAGGATGCCGCGCTGGACGCGGCCGCCGACTCGACGCCCACTCACGAGAACTGA
- a CDS encoding 1,4-dihydroxy-2-naphthoate polyprenyltransferase has protein sequence MAASSKRKSSSTRRKPARTSGNPARRPIVEAPPITVKDWIGAARLRTLPLAVAPVVIGTGAAQLVDREFHWAIALACLAVAVLLQIGVNFTNDYSDGIRGTDAHRVGPARLTASGRVNPRHVLIIGLSLFALAALVGLAIVIRTGQWWMLAVGVACIAAAWFYTGGKRPYGYAGLGEVFVFIFFGLVSVLGTTWVQAFRLPLEAWLGAIAAGLFACAVLLANNLRDIDQDREVGKRTLTVLIGRTATKSVYTVFMLVPFVLAGFMALLYPIAWLSLLGLLAGLPAILIVWTYRLPRELVVALGLTSLTALLYAGALYWAFVA, from the coding sequence GTGGCAGCATCCTCGAAGCGCAAGTCCTCATCGACCAGGCGGAAGCCCGCCCGCACCAGCGGCAACCCGGCCAGGCGCCCCATCGTCGAAGCGCCGCCCATCACCGTGAAGGACTGGATCGGGGCCGCGCGACTGCGCACGCTGCCGCTCGCGGTCGCGCCTGTCGTCATCGGTACAGGGGCGGCACAGCTCGTCGACCGCGAGTTCCACTGGGCCATCGCCCTGGCCTGCCTCGCGGTCGCCGTGCTGCTGCAGATCGGCGTGAACTTCACCAACGACTACAGCGACGGCATCCGGGGAACCGACGCGCACCGGGTGGGGCCGGCGCGCCTGACGGCGTCGGGACGGGTCAACCCGCGTCACGTTCTGATCATCGGGCTGTCCCTGTTCGCGCTCGCCGCGCTGGTCGGGCTCGCGATCGTGATCCGTACAGGACAGTGGTGGATGTTGGCGGTCGGTGTCGCGTGCATCGCCGCGGCGTGGTTCTACACCGGCGGCAAGCGCCCGTACGGGTACGCGGGCCTCGGCGAGGTCTTCGTCTTCATCTTCTTCGGGCTCGTGTCGGTGCTCGGCACGACGTGGGTCCAGGCTTTCCGGCTGCCGCTGGAGGCGTGGCTCGGAGCGATCGCGGCCGGTCTGTTCGCATGCGCGGTGCTCCTGGCGAACAACCTGCGCGACATCGATCAGGACCGAGAGGTCGGCAAGCGCACGCTCACGGTGCTCATCGGTCGGACGGCGACGAAGTCCGTCTACACGGTCTTCATGCTCGTGCCGTTCGTCCTCGCGGGGTTCATGGCGCTGCTGTACCCGATCGCGTGGCTCAGCCTGCTCGGCCTGCTCGCCGGTCTCCCCGCGATCCTCATCGTGTGGACGTACCGACTGCCGCGCGAGCTGGTCGTCGCGCTGGGGCTGACATCCCTCACGGCGCTGCTGTACGCCGGTGCGCTCTACTGGGCGTTCGTCGCCTGA
- a CDS encoding DUF4287 domain-containing protein yields MSFQAYLDAVEDKTGLTPRQLIELAKEKGFGEGTKAGPILEWLKDDYDLGRGHGMAIVHVITKGPQISAKHVGSEGSHADPSDTLWLDGKASNPNP; encoded by the coding sequence TGCGGTCGAGGACAAGACGGGACTCACGCCGCGGCAGCTCATCGAGCTGGCGAAGGAGAAGGGGTTCGGCGAAGGGACCAAGGCCGGCCCGATCCTGGAGTGGCTGAAGGACGACTACGACCTCGGTCGCGGCCACGGGATGGCGATCGTGCACGTGATCACGAAGGGGCCGCAGATCTCCGCCAAGCACGTCGGCTCCGAGGGAAGTCACGCCGATCCCAGCGACACCCTGTGGTTGGACGGCAAGGCGAGCAACCCGAACCCGTAG